Genomic DNA from Brienomyrus brachyistius isolate T26 chromosome 22, BBRACH_0.4, whole genome shotgun sequence:
CGTATACCAATAACCTCACCTCCATGGACAGTTCGTCAGAGACATTTTAGGCAATCGTGGcaagtttggggaaggccctttgtCACACCTTCCGCGCTGGATGGCATAACAAAATGGGAAAGTCACATCACGTTTCCTTGTGCGGGGGAGTAAGCAGGTAAACGTAAAAATTTAATTTGCAGCAGGTTTCTTAATGTAATCAGGGCAACCAACTGCACTCACATTATGGTAAGGACGCTTAGTGCTAATGAAGCTGCTTTCGTTATTTGAAAGCCATTTTAAATTCCATTAAGCAGAATTACCCATTGTGTGTGAATGTTTACCCTGGGATAGAATCAGAATCAGGGGTATCTAGTGCCTTACGCACTGTGCTCCCTGAGGCCCAGCATCATGATTGGGTAAGTAGATATGGGAcacagatggatgggtggatactGGGCAGTCGTCTCTTGATAATGTCAGTGTTTCGTCATCGAAACCTGAAGTCTGTCTTTTTCTCTGCTTCAAGATGACAGGCAAAGACGAGCCGGATCTCAGATCAAAGCGCCGTGCTGCCAAGCAGAACATCTTTGTCGTTGGGATGGTGAGCATCCAGGTTGTCCTGCTTTCGCGGTCCCACAACTGCCAGCACCCTCACATCCAATAGCTGCCAGCTCGCACTTTGCATTTGTCTCTCGCACGCTCCTCCTCTCCCTTGGCAGCAATGTGTATGGACATCGTCGGCGACGACGCACCCGGATGCTACCGCAACAGGTCGCTGGAGTTCTTCTACAGTCACAGTGAGAAGCACATCAGCGATTCGTGGACCTCGCAAAGCCTGCTGGTGGTGATCCTGGGCATCATAGTCTGTGCCTGCATCCTCTTCGCCAACAGCTTGGTCATGGTGGCCATCATCATCAACCGTGGCTTCCACTACCCCATCTACTACCTACTGGGCAACCTGGCTGCGGCCGACCTGTTCTCTGGCCTCTCTTACCTGTACCTGATGTTCCATACGGGCCCCTGGATTACAAAGATGACCAAAGCCCAGTGGTTTGTGCGGCAGGGTCTGATTAACGTAAGCCTGACAGCTTCTGTGGTCAATCTGCTGGCCATGGCCGTGGAAAGGCACCAGACTGTCTTCACTGTCAAGTTCCACGGCAGGATATCCAATTGTCATCCTGGGCATCTGGCTGGTGGCCCTGCTGATGGGTCTCATCCCCAGCATGGGCTGGCACTGACTATGTGACCTGGACAACTGTTCCATTATGGGGCCTTTGTACAGCAGGAGCTATCTGGTCTTCTGGGCCGTGCTCAACCTGGTCACCTTCACCATCATGGTGATCGTGTACTTGCGCATCTTCCTGTACGTGCGCAGGAAGAGCCTGAGGATCTCCCAGCACCAGACACAGATGAAGCAAATGGATACTGTCATGAGTCTCATGAAGACCTTGAGCACGATCCTAGGTGAGGGACCATACTCACATACAAGTGAATGTACACCGGACAGCCTTTTTACAGAGACATACATTCATGGTTATTTGGCCCTTGATGCCCCCCAACAGTCATTGATCACTGTACCAAATTCAGAAACAAGAACCAGAAACAAGAACCGCCCCCCCACACTATCACTCTCTGTAGAGACTGAGGGACCTTGGTGACAGCATGTATCTTTGCCTTGTGCTATTGGCTTCACTTTcatgtcgctttggacaaaggtgtcctgctaaatatgtaaaatgtaatgtaaagGACAACTAAGCAAAGACTAATGAGAAAGATTCGGTCTTCCAGGAAGCACGCCTGGGCAGATCAGGAACATTGAAAAGTGTTTTGCGTAATAACAGCGGACTTATTATGGCAACTGATGGCCTGCTTTGATTTATTCTATGGCAGAGGTGGGCAGTAGTGTCCACAAAGggcctgtgtgtatgtgggtttttcATAATCCCAGTCAGCGATGACACTTTGAGCCAGGAcaggatttgcaaactgccaTTTCTgttaaaaggacctggattaCATTTAAGCACTGagatcttgctgtgtgctgattggtcagtctcctccaATCATGCCAGTGTCGCTAATGTTGAtgcgaaacagctggatgagtctctcaATCAAGGAAAACAAACCGGTAAAAGcgcaagaagaactgaactaatTAGCCGAGCACAGGAGCCTCAGTTTTAAGGTTgtgtgtaaaacctgaagtagtgtCTTCGCTGACATGGATTTATCTGGTCACCCAagttaacctttaggtcagctgttcaaactcaGGTGTGAGGGCTCTTCAGCCAATCGGTGCTCTAatcagtaatctaattagggggtTTCAtcgaaaacccgcatacacagcAGCCCGCTCttgataagattggccacccctgttcTATGGCCATGAAATGAAACAATCATGTATAAGGTGGTAAAAGTGAACAAAAATACAATTTGATCATGTAGGCTATTGAGGCATTACTCGTTACgcattatactacgggaccgttgaatgcttgaatctgattggctgacgaacgttctgaggtgtgcaattattttcagataaccgcacggcgaacgtagttccaggcagctctcttgaccgcattacagttccatatcacttcgcatagttaactgtaataacggaaattagcatacagtacctatacagcacacaggactaacaaaaacaacaacatgacagacgattttccgaaagtacattttaataattacggtgaatatgaaactttcaacaactggtctgcagcagtattagttagcctagtgtaccaacttaaaggctacacatgacatttctcgctagcgaggtaataacagcgctgcatcttaaagcagacttacagtttagagacggtgcttcagaacactgttgagggacacacagaggtagcctaattcatacaagctctctgtttctctgtctctctcgctctctttctaataacttcattattaactgcattagtctgctatcaacggctcaagcttccattgccagctttaaaatgacgttttggaactagcaaaagagacGTTGGATAAgacgcggaagaaataatcctactcacaatagcgatttaagtagaaaaaccggacgaatcccttgaaatatatcatctgatcgatgtcttgaggtgtggcaaccgtagtataagcggaataattgactccggaccgttgaattattagaaaataatgcacacccgaggtgtaacggccactccgcttcgcgtcgtggccgcattaccacctcgggtgtgcattattttctaataattcaacggcccgtcgtcaattattccttacttaaAGTTCATTAACATAGTTGCACGGTATTGCAGGCATTTGTCAGCTCTCTACAAACgcaatgctgctgtgctgcctgAACTTTCATCATTACCttgcaacttttttgttttgaaaaaaacacaggaagacAACAGCTATCACCGCAGCATGATGGAGCTCATGACTAAAGTCCTTATATCGTGGAttatttgaaagtgttttggGTCTGATGGCCTGAGCAGGAACAGGGACAATTGTGTTTGGGCACGGGCCGAATCAACCATGAAAAAAGTGAGAATGGTCAATCCTGGCCAAGGGCCGAAACTCTTCACAGGAGGGGGTCTATGGGAGAGATCCTCTACCCAGTGGGTGATGGGTTCATTTTTTGGATGGGTGGGGGATGAAACTGTAAAAGAAAGAGCCCAGAACGACTGTTGCAGATGACAGCCAGCTAAGAGGACACATCCAACATGAGCAGATTTTGGCACCAAGAAGGTCTTAGCTCAGGGCTTGGCGTGTAGTTTAGTCAAAAAACATGAAACGATTTACAAAGGAAAAGAAACCCAGGAAGACTCATGCTGGGGAATTTTGCATGAATGAATAACAGGGTTCTGACAACGAGAGGAGGGGAAATgggcaacaaaaacaaacaggaatGAGGATGGGTATGGAGGGAGAGAAGCGGGGGTGAGGGTGGGGTCAAAGAGAGACGTGGAGAAAGGAAGGGGGGAGGGAGGCCATCATTGTTCTGTCAGAGATGAGGTCGTGTTGCCgggggaggggaagggggagaccgaggggggggcagggaatgGAGATACTGAGATGAGGGGCGAGGAAAGAGGATACAGGAAGGAGAATGGGATGGAACGCAAGGAGAGGAAGCTGGTGAGAGAGAAAcagtggggggggatgggggggggctgggggggggggactaattTGGCGACCAATGGGAGGAGGGTTGGAGTTAGTACATAATCCTGGCAGCTGTGGAATTCAGAGACTCATTCCACTAATCGCTGGTAGCAAAGGGTGGAGaaagagagcaagatggggaatCATGTTTGATTTATTTCACAGATACGTTTATCCGAAGCAGCGTACAGGTGAGCAAGCggctcagacagtccctggagccattggggattagaggccttgctcaaggatccAACAGCAAAACCACTCTGTTGGCTTTCGAaactgaaccagcaaccttctgattaaaaGCACAGAGTCATAACCCAGTGACCCAAACACCATctctggggggggcgggtttcCACAAAGAGGCATGTCAGCTGGAGAGTCCAAAATGTTTAATTACAGATGATTATTTGAGTAGGAAGATGAGCAATATTAGCAGAGAATTCCAGAAGCTTCATTGCTCAGCCTCCACAATCTCCAGCTTCAGGGTTGCAGTCCATCTCGCCCCTGTTGATGGGCGTGGTGCTGCTTCACACCCAGACCTAACAGAAAATCTGATATAAGCTTGTTGACCACCTCAGGCTGGTCCTGCTGCACCCAGTGGCTGCAGTGCGGGATCATGTGCACTGCGGCAGCGGCCCTGGCGTACGGCCGCCCGCCACCCGACCTCCCCTCCACCAGCAGGCCGTCGTCCTCGCCCCAGATGAGCATGCAGGCCACCTGCGCGTCCTGGTGCTTGTACAGGCTGTTGCTGTAACACGAAATTGGAATCAGACCGATTCACAAAGGCTGTCGTGGTAACCAAGAGAAGGTGGGGAGCAGCGCTATGGAGTCATTACATTTAGAACTTTCTCCTCCGAATTCCCCTAAATTACTCCACAGAGTAAATAATTATGACTTCTGCTTTTGTACATCGACTGCACCCTGATTTCAGGAAGTACCGGTTTCAGAGCTGCGATTTTGGGGAGTAGTGAAAATGTCCAAGGGCACAGAAAATCAAACCCAGAGGAGCCCTGGCCTAGCAGGACCACAGTGCGAACACCCACCACCAGtacccccgcacacacacaatcGGCATTCAGGATCTGTTCCAACTAACCTGAGCAGTGCGCGGTAGTAGTGAAGTGGAGCCGTGAGCCCCCCAGGCTGGGACAGGCGGTACAGGTATCCCTCGAGCTGCTCCGCCGTCAGCTGTCGCTCCCTGTTCCTGATCCCCAAACGGCGGCCGCAGAACAGGCTGCTCACCAGCTGCATGCAGGCAGGAAGGTACAGGCATTAGGCAAGATACAGGAATGTACAGAGGGGGGGCGTGTCATAAGGAAACAGGAATGTACAGAGGGGTACGTGTCATaaggaaacagggaggtacagaGGGGATGTGTCACAGGGAGGTGCAGAGGGGATGTGTCACAGGGAAACAGGGGGGTACAGATGAGGCGTGGCACAGGGATACAGGAAGGTGTAGACAGGGCGTGACATATTAATACAGGGAGGTACAGAGGGGGAATGGCACAGGGATATAGGAAGGTACAAATGGGGCGTGGCACAGGGATAGAGGAAGGTACAAATGGGGCGTGGCACAGGGATACAGGAAGGTACAAATGAGGCGTGGCACAGGGATACAGGAAGGTACAAATGGGGCGTGGCACAGGGATACAGGAAGGTACAAATGGGGCGTGGCACAGGGATACAGGAAGGTACAAATGGGGCGTGGCACAGGGATACAGGAAGGTACAAATGGGGCGTGGCACAGGGATACAGGAAGGTacaaagggggcgtggcacagggATACAGGATGGTGCAGAGAGGGCGTGGCATAGGGAAACTGGAAGATACAGAAGGGACAACCAGACACCTATGGAGGTAAGAGTGAAGCTTGGAGTCTGCTATCAATCCAGTGATTTGTTTTTTAGGGGGGGGTGATATTAacttgctcaaaggcccagcAGAGATGTGGCTACTCTGTGGAACATGGGATTTGAATCTGAGGCTGATGGTTACCTTGAAGTCCTCCACAGAGAGGGCGATTTCAGGCAGTAGGGGCAGTTGGAAGAAACAGACATGTCCAGCCTGCAGGAGCTGAGAAGGTCGTCGCAAGACCGCATCTGTATGAGGAGAGCGGgaacacacactgtgggcaagtAATGCAGCTGCAGTACTGTCAGGTCAGGTCAAGTGGGGAGCATGCGCCGATGCAGCACATTGTCGCACCCACCACATGGCGGAACTCCTCGGGATCCCAGGTGGCGACCCCCCACATAGACTCACGGTCCAGTCCTACACtccggaaatggccatccatccgCCACAGCCAAGTgctacgtgggcgtccccttggctTGGTCTAGCTGCTTGGGTCCTCAATAATGGGGATCCTGCGAGCTGGATCCCCCTCAGGGAAACGTGCCACATGGGCGTAGTGCCATAACTGAGGCTCCCTTACAATGTAGGTAGTgagcctcattcgggactcctctagcaaccgctcattTGACTAATCATCCAATATACCCATGTATTggttgacttgaccactaggaTACTAtgattggctaatcaataccttatCAAATTATTTTACTAATTAATGAATTAACCATGCTGGTTGTGAAACTTAATGAATACctggactggctgtggtgctCCTGTGGAATGGTTTTGGAACTGAATTGGTGTTCATCTacccatccaacaagatatccgtaactttttggaaaacagaagaagttccatctatccattttctccaGCTAATCCTGGTCCAGGTCGTGGGAGCAACAATCTAAGCTGGGATGTCCAGACCTCcatctccccagccacctcttCCAGCTCCTTCAGTGGGATATCCAGTCACTCTACCTGGATCTGCCTCAGTCTCCTTCAAGTTGGATGTACCTGAAGCATCCTAAGCAGATGAGCCACCTCAACTAGGTCTTTTTGATGCAGagaagcagcagctctactttgagcccctcccaAATGTCCCAGCTCCTTACTCTGTCTCTAAGTCTGAGCCCAGATGTGTTGGAATCCCATAATCCCAAAGCATCCCCTACAGGACCCCCTGAGGGACACAGTTGTATCCCTTTTCCAAACCCACAAAACACCTGTACACTGGTTGGAAAACTGCTTCGGTGACCCAGAGATGGGTAAGTCCTCCTCTGAGTTCCCCATCTCTACTTCCTCCAAGGAAGGAGTGTTAGTGGGATTCAGGAGGATCTCAAAGTAGTCCTTCTACACCTGACTATATCTCCAGTTGAGGTCAACAGCACTCCATCCTGGCTGTAAACATGGATAAATCCCTTCTTCcttctcctgagtctcctgatCATTTGCCAACTGAGGTTTTCCTTCCACAgctgccaaagccgcattctgcttggcctgccggtacctACTTCGGGTGTCCTACAAGCTACCCAAGCTCTGAAGGCCTCCTTCTTTAACCTGACTGCTTCCAACATCACGTTCAATCACCGGGTTTGGCGGCTGCCATTGCGACAGGCACCAACAGCCTTAGAGCTACAACTCTGCAGAGCCACCTCTCATTGCCCACAAATTCCCGGTAAACGGCGAAGGGGCTGAGCCGCACGAGGAAGACCACGGCGTGCGTTTCTGCCTCAGGCACCGTCCCAAACCAGCAATGGTGTTACCTAGCCAGGAGGCGGGGTGCGGGGCGTTCATGATGATAAGACGCTGCACCATATCTGGGCGTTCCAGGGCGAAGTACCAGGCCAGCATCCCGCCCCAGTCATGCCCAACCAACACGCAGCTCGTGTGTCCTGGAATTATTGGGACAAAAAGCCTTAATTAATGTTAAGCTGATGCTAACACACATAGAGCCAACATGTACAATGCTAATAGAGGGTGATGTGCGGCTCAGCAGTTTAGGATGTgcccatgatcagaaggttgctggttcctaTGCCTTACAGtatgatgtcatcattggacccTTGAACAAGGTGCTTATACCCAGTTACCCAAGGGACAGACTTCCCCTGCTTTCACAACTGTATGTTGCTAAATAAGGAACAGTACTAATTACTGTGTgttatccatcactgacatgTTTAATCCCCTTCTTAGTGGTTCCCAATGGGATGCACAAGGCAGCGATTGGTCACAGATGGCAGATCCGCCCTGCTGTGGTCTGGAAGCCTTATTTCTCTGTGCACTGCAAACACAGAATCACACCTAGGCCGCTAATGGTGTCCCTGATGTCATCCAGCAGCATTTCCAGAGCATAGTCCTccggcctgcagggggcagcagagtctCCACAGCCACGCAGGTCTAAGGCCACTGTGTGGTACCGAGCGCTGAACTCGCACAGCTGGTACCTCCAGGAGTACCTACAATAAGGGGAGACGGTGATACCTGTCTTCATCTGAATCACCCTCAACAAAACTATGAACAAGAAAGAAGGAATCATTTCAGTCCTGATCCGTGGGACCATCTGTTAATCTATGAAAGTTGGATTGTGTCTCAGCAGAGCTGCTATTAAATTAGGCTTAATTAAATTGTACAATAAATCTCAATAATGTTTCCACACACAGTGAATTTCTTACTGAGAAAATGTGACTAAAACACAGAATGTAATAATATCAAGAACACAAACATGTTCTGCAGTCTTGGAAGATGGATAATTGTGttactaaataaatacattcagttaattattgtCAATTTACTAACAATTAGTATGGATGCTTTGGTAGTCTGTGACTCCAGTGGGGGCTGTTGGGAGGGCTCCAGACTTTGTCAGTAATTCTCTTGCATATTTGCTTGTAAAACATTCAGTAATATCAGCGACGACGACTTGATTGCAATGAATCATTCCTAATAGTCTCTTAACAGCTAAGTAACCGGATCGGGGCTGGAGTAATTTTAATCATGGGGATTTCTTCATTAAGATAACTGGGATGCATACGTGTGCACAGACACATGCCGTAACTGTGGGAAAACCAAGCAGATTGCTCCTTAATCACCTCCCCCAGGAAGCATCATTTTAAAACAACTTTATCAGATGATAGACGCTGCGTGAGAAATGGTGACGGCGCTCTTACGTTGCACTTCGCTGTTTaatgccccctactggtgacTGATAATAAGCAGATTTGCTCACCAGTTCTCTGGAAATCCGTGAAGGAAGAGCATCAGAGGATTTTTGTGGTCTCCTTTCTCTACATAATGGAGCCGCAGACCGGAGCTCTGGGACAAGGAATAATGCGGAGACAGACAGAAATTAAAATTAAGAAATTAAAATTAAGGAGGACAACAGAAGACAGACCATGATGGTTATGAAGACCATGATTATCTTAGTCATTTGGCATCATGCCTTTGGAAGTTGTCATCACACCCCTCAACGCTGGGTCGGTCAGTGCGTGTGGAGACGTTACCGGGATGAGGTTCAGGCGCTCGCCTGATTTTAAGATCTTTTTTGGCATCAGCCCCGTGTCACTGGTGCCAATCGCGCTCCTATCGGTTATTTTCTAATTATAGAGAAGGTGGGACATTGAGTCATCGGCGACAGAGAACGTGACACAAAGGGCACAAAGGACAGAGACCGTAGCCGCTTTCGATCAAAAATTACACAAGGAGAGGTTGAAAAGTTCATTGGTTCATTCAGATTAAATACTGTTAACGCTGTGTACAGTACAATTCGGCGTTTCGAAGCCGCAGCTTACTGCCGGCAGTGGGGTTAGACTGGGGCGCACCTGGGGGCCAAAAGAACACCGCTGCAAAAAGCTTGAAGCACAAAAATGCCGGTGCAGTTAAATATATACTAGTTTCCATGTTGGCTGGGTGTTACTTATCTGTATTTACCGGATATCTCTCGCCGTAGCAGGTGACAGAAGTATACAAGCAGTATTTTGTGTATATCCCCACGAACGCGAAATACAAGTGGATTTTTCAAAGTTGATTCTCAATTATAAGGCCTTACCCTGGCCCGCACATATCCGTGTCTTCCTAGTTCGGGGTCCCGCAGGCACGATGGTGGGGATTTGCGAACTGTCCACTGAAACGTTTTACGGGGATTCTTCAGTCCTCTCCATGCAATGCGAGTCAGAACCATGCTTGCAGTTATCAAAGCAGTGCCATATACCAGGACCCAGTAAAATAAAGATAAAAGACACAGGCAGAACCGGGTCGGCAGCAACAGAAACCTTGTAATTTTGCTGGACATTGCTCCTTGCGTCGTAATCAAACGTGAAATGTAGTTTGGTAAGTAATTAAATTAGAAGAATAACAAGCACGCCAGTCGTTGTTGACCCACATTTGtctgaatgatttttttattttagggaCGCATGACTCTAGTCCAGTGTCCGCGCGGTGAGATTGCGATTTGCCGCGATCGTGCATTTGCTAAATCCGAATTGTCTAGCTAACAAATCAACCGCAGTAGTTATAATCC
This window encodes:
- the LOC125717584 gene encoding epoxide hydrolase 3 isoform X1, which gives rise to MSSKITRFLLLPTRFCLCLLSLFYWVLVYGTALITASMVLTRIAWRGLKNPRKTFQWTVRKSPPSCLRDPELGRHGYVRARSSGLRLHYVEKGDHKNPLMLFLHGFPENWYSWRYQLCEFSARYHTVALDLRGCGDSAAPCRPEDYALEMLLDDIRDTISGLGHTSCVLVGHDWGGMLAWYFALERPDMVQRLIIMNAPHPASWLDAVLRRPSQLLQAGHVCFFQLPLLPEIALSVEDFKLVSSLFCGRRLGIRNRERQLTAEQLEGYLYRLSQPGGLTAPLHYYRALLSNSLYKHQDAQVACMLIWGEDDGLLVEGRSGGGRPYARAAAAVHMIPHCSHWVQQDQPEVVNKLISDFLLGLGVKQHHAHQQGRDGLQP
- the LOC125717584 gene encoding epoxide hydrolase 3 isoform X2, whose translation is MSSKITRFLLLPTRFCLCLLSLFYWVLVYGTALITASMVLTRIAWRGLKNPRKTFQWTVRKSPPSCLRDPELGRHGYVRARSSGLRLHYVEKGDHKNPLMLFLHGFPENWYSWRYQLCEFSARYHTVALDLRGCGDSAAPCRPEDYALEMLLDDIRDTISGLGHTSCVLVGHDWGGMLAWYFALERPDMVQRLIIMNAPHPASWLDAVLRRPSQLLQAGHVCFFQLPLLPEIALSVEDFKLVSSLFCGRRLGIRNRERQLTAEQLEGYLYRLSQPGGLTAPLHYYRALLSNSLYKHQDAQVACMLIWGEDDGLLVEGRSGGGRPYARAAAAVHMIPHCSHWVQQDQPEVVNKLISDFLLGLGVKQHHAHQQGRDGLQP
- the LOC125717584 gene encoding epoxide hydrolase 3 isoform X3, with amino-acid sequence MSSKITRFLLLPTRFCLCLLSLFYWVLVYGTALITASMVLTRIAWRGLKNPRKTFQWTVRKSPPSCLRDPELGRHGYVRARSSGLRLHYVEKGDHKNPLMLFLHGFPENWYSWRYQLCEFSARYHTVALDLRGCGDSAAPCRPEDYALEMLLDDIRDTISGLGHTSCVLVGHDWGGMLAWYFALERPDMVQRLIIMNAPHPASWLDAVLRRPSQLLQAGHVCFFQLPLLPEIALSVEDFKLVSSLFCGRRLGIRNRERQLTAEQLEGYLYRLSQPGGLTAPLHYYRALLRLTERILNTSCVCVCVCVCGWVVRRVSGWSRSCPVGPGLLWVSFSVPLDIFTTPQNRSSETGIS